Proteins from a genomic interval of Osmia bicornis bicornis chromosome 13, iOsmBic2.1, whole genome shotgun sequence:
- the LOC114881198 gene encoding uncharacterized protein LOC114881198 produces the protein MMYVYAQCNSNANAAVRKYREIHGETNVPSAHSFRQMASRLYSTGSTMPQRREVVRDTTSRDRNTDAVLSAFERDPTMSIREASQRLDIKPTTVHKMLKDSKMHPYKYVRVHQMNPQDYIQRIQYSRWLLGEIARNPSFSKCVLWTDEALFTRDGCFNAHNSHVWSDANPLAIRTRAGQVRWSFNVWAGICGDFIVGPYLLPDRLDGPSYRVFLEHILPDLAEVIPPEIRRGMFYQHDGAPAHYATNVRAYLDEAFQDRWIGRGGPVAWPPRSPDMNPLDFFFWGFLKSHVYKVAISTPDELLARIHGAVALITPEMLQGVQRNIKKRVTACVTAEGGYIEPFL, from the exons ATGATGTATGTTTACGCGCAGTGTAACAGTAACGCGAACGCTGCCGTGCGTAAATATCGCGAAATCCATGGAGAAACAAACGTGCCAAGTGCACATAGTTTTCGCCAAATGGCATCGCGATTGTACAGTACTGGCTCAACAATGCCACAGAGGCGTGAAGTGGTTCGCGACACTACATCACGAGACCGCAACACAGATGCTGTTTTAAGCGCATTTGAACGTGATCCAACGATGAGCATTCGAGAAGCCAGTCAGCGTTTAGA tatcAAGCCTACTACGGTCCACAAGATGTTGAAGGACAGCAAAATGCACCCGTACAAGTATGTGCGAGTGCACCAAATGAATCCGCAAGATTATATCCAGCGGATTCAGTATTCCAGGTGGTTGTTGGGCGAAATCGCCCGGAATCCATCGTTCTCCAAGTGCGTCTTGTGGACTGATGAAGCCCTCTTCACCAGGGATGGGTGTTTCAATGCCCACAATTCGCACGTGTGGAGCGATGCGAATCCGTTGGCGATTCGAACACGAGCAGGACAAGTGCGCTGGTCATTCAATGTATGGGCCGGAATTTGCGGCGATTTTATCGTTGGGCCGTACCTTCTACCTGATAGATTGGACGGCCCATCATACAGAGTGTTCTTAGAACATATCCTTCCGGATCTCGCGGAGGTAATTCCTCCCGAAATTCGGAGGGGTATGTTCTACCAACACGATGGTGCACCTGCACATTACGCCACAAATGTCCGCGCCTATTTAGATGAAGCCTTTCAGGACAGGTGGATTGGCCGCGGCGGTCCTGTTGCGTGGCCCCCACGATCGCCGGATATGAATCCGctggatttttttttctggggATTTTTAAAA AGCCACGTGTACAAAGTTGCTATTTCCACGCCGGACGAACTACTGGCCAGAATACATGGCGCGGTGGCATTAATCACGCCAGAAATGTTACAAGGCGTGCAACGGAACATAAAGAAACGAGTGACTGCATGTGTGACGGCAGAAGGGGGGTATATCGAACCCTTTTTATAA